In the Uranotaenia lowii strain MFRU-FL chromosome 1, ASM2978415v1, whole genome shotgun sequence genome, aataaactaaactaaactaaactaaactatcTGGAATGGTTCCGCAGCTAACTGGTTGGACGAAAACTCATTGTTCGAATAGGTGAATTATTTTCCAGTCAATTCTTTGCCAAAtccggagtgcctcaaggaagtcatctaTGACCAATAATATTCCTGACGTGCTGTTGCTTCTTGATGGTCCAAAACTAGCGTATGCTGACGATCTGAAACTGTATCGCCGCATCAACGGTCCTGAGGATGTAAACTTCCTACAGAGCCAGTTCAACCGCTTCGCCTCTTGGTGTGGTGCCAATTGCCTTCCCTTGGATCGTAGTAAATGCGCAGTAATTCGTTTTCCCGCAAGCGGCTTCCGTTATCAGCCATTTATCATCTAGGAAACGAGGCTATCGCTCGAGTCGAACAAGTGAAACATCTTGGCGTGATTCTTGACGCACTGTTGAATTTCAAGATTCACTCTAACTATATCGTCGAAAAAGCCTAAAAATGCTCCAATATGTCCCATCTAAGCAAATCGTGATTTTGATAGCATTACCAAGATTCTCCAGGCAGTAAATTCTATCAATACGTTTCTGTCCGCAATCCCTACACATTTCTGGGTTTTCTGGGTGGTTAGACTAATCGACTGTCCCTGTAGACAGTGTTAAGAATGCTTTGGATGGTGTGAcccttaattaaaaatatttttcacttaaTAAAGTGTTAATTCGTTTTAATCAAAgtcaaaagaattaaaaaaaaacaaagaaaaatctgatgatttttttttaataaaataaataaaccccGACTACAGTCCATTGTTTCAACTAATTTaatcttttaaagtttttccgTACAGCAGCTCAACGGTTTCCCATCCATGAAGAACTTATGCTGACACATGGACGGCGTAAAACACGATCTATGATCGTGTAGCGACTCCCGCTTGATGAGCTTTCCGATGCGGCCCACCTTGTCTCGGTACTCGGTTATCAGCTTCGTATCCTGGTATGGTCTCTCGGGCCAGTGCCCGGACTGAATGTAGCCCCGTGGGATTTTGGTAATCTTTTGGATTGATCTATCCGGATATTTTCCTAGACAGGCATGGGCCGGTCCACCCGGCGGACACAGCTGACAAGTGCAGAGACCTCCTGCGCAGTTGACACACCCGGAACAGTTGGTTCCGTTGCATTCTCGAATGTAGAATTTGTTGTCTTCCGGGCGTACTCCAAGCGGGTATTCTTGGAGATGGGCGTAATCGATTTGGTATGTGGACTTGAGTGGGGATCGTCCGGATTGCGTCATCCATGCATTTTCAGCATCTAGCTTAGCGTGAACTTCCGGGTGGCTATTGCAGAGATTTTGCAGGAACCGATTGGTACCACACTCGGTTGGGggatttatatggacgaccggTTCCGGGGGAACGGCTGGAGTCGTGCATATTATCGCCGGGGTGAAACAAGTCGGGCTCAGGTTGTTGGGTTCGCTAAGTTTCTTAAGGGTCAATTCTCTGTTACTCTCGGGCCGGGTGTAATCGGACGAGTAGGTCGTCGAGAAGAACATTGGCTGCTTCGGGGcggacattttatttttttataggattttattttttactaggaccgaaaattttgacaagctATGGTTGCGAAAACCAGAACTGAATGGCCTACTATTaacgaaaaaagaaaactgtTTTTACTTACCCGTAATATTTCCTTGTGGCAGTGAAAACACGTGTCGGCACTGTTCATCGGACAGACTTCGGTTCAGGACCGAGTCGTTGTACAGCTTGAGCGAATCGTTGATACGTGCCGGATCGATCGGTTGATTCAGCTTCAGCGTTCCATCGGTCGTTCCCAAATCGGCTGCTCCATTTATGAACTCCTGACTCATTTGCATTTTGAACGCTTCGAAATCGTGAGACCGGAGTGTTCCTTCCGGGGTTCGGAAATCGTCATCCGTCCCATTCAGGGTGGTGGCTGTGGTAGTTTTGTTACTATCCGTCGACGACGAATTGGTGACGGTTTGAGGAGTCAACGTTTTATAGTCCGTTTCGGTTATCGATTCTGAAATTTCACTCTGATCGGCTTGGCCATCGTGCTGTGAGGTCATTGGCGAAGGCATCGTTCGGTACAGTTTCTCGTTTTCGTCCACCTTTCGCTCGACCTGCAGCAAATCGTCGATTTCGTCCCAGTCCAGCTGTTTGACGTCTAACTTTGGTGGCAGCGTTACGTATTTATTATTGCTTGATCCTCCATTCGCGACATGACTTGGAGAAGTTTCCTTGGAATTTTCGCCGGAATTCGGTTTGGACGAGCTTATCGAATTGATGTCGGAGGAAATGCTCAACGTGTCATAGGAAATGCTTTCGGAAATCGTGGTCGTATCGTTGCCACCTTCGGTCAAACTCGAACTCATCGGATCGCTCCGATCcggatttaaattttctttgtctTCCAGATCCATCTGATTCAGAGCTGACGTCATCGAAACCGGTTGACTGTACCGGTAAGAATTCCTTTTCCTCACCGTCACAACCGTTCTCTGATCATCATCTTCCTTCAAGTGAATGATCCCTTGGACGCCCCAATAGATCCGCAATGCTCCCTCCAACACCAGCCGTCCATTAACCTCCCTGCTCCGAATTTCCTGACTTTTACTATTCGTGAATTGATTGAACGCTTTGATTTTGGCCTCCAGATGAGGTCTCGGTATGGCGGGACTAGCTGGCGATCGTAGAACAGCCTGTTTCTTGAGCTCCGGCTGTCCGAAGCTTTTGTGCGACTCGACCCGGGTGCCGTGACCGAACAGCTGCGGTCCAAACAGGGCCCCATAGCACGGCACGTGGCAGTACGGGACACCTTTGTGCTGTTGAGGGACGAAAGAGAAAGAAAACGAGAGAGATCAGTTGATacattttcattactttttgtCTAGATTTCTATAGTCCCATTTTAAGACTTTCCTTGTGCTTCCCAAAccaattttttctcttttaattGCGTCATCCACATTTTTTACGAAACTATGGTTAAATGGGTTAAATAGATACTCCTTTGTTTCCATTGAAGATCTCATACCCAAGTTTGATGATCGCATCAAAACTGAAGTAGAATCACTACATTCAAAATAACATATAACACCCACCAGATTTGCACAAgtcgaaaaacctaaatttccaaaatcatcCGAAAGATAAATTGATAATGTATCACTGAGGCACCTTATATCTCAGGAACTACTAAATCTATTATTACAAACCATTGATTTACTAAAAgtctcaagattttttttttgttgaacgtATTTTGAGCTAATTATCAAAATGTTGGagaaacttttttgttgaatactcttttttttaagtcaaactgATTTTGCAACCTACCTACAGGGCGTATAATCTTactttttgtataatttaattttattttttaactccaGCAAAATTGAAGCTGCTGTAGGCAATTACAGTTTTTATTCATACGACTTTTCAAATAAACGCCTGAATCTATATTATAAAACTGACTTTTAAGAGCTATGACAAAAGACCAAAAAATAAACGCCTGTGTGTATGCAATTAATTATTTGGAATCTTGAGATAGGCTAAATGACGAAatcaaattgaagaaattttgctGACAAGTTGAAATTGGTTGAGTTAAATGTTGGTAACAACAATTCGATTGTAGGTGTAATATATGCGGCTACAATCCCCATTTTTGTAagcaatattaaaattaataacctaaCCAATCAACCTTATCAAGATTTGCCGAGTTCCCCACTGGGTATACCGATTGTTGTTATCTCGTCAAACAAATCATTTGGCGTATACAGAGAAACACAGCGAGAAGAATCATCTCACGCGTTTTATTTTGCGGCTCAGCTTAGACAGCTTACTTGACTTGACAATGTGTTTACAACAATCTTGGTAGGTACGCGATTTGTTCTCGGTTTAGATTTGTTATTTGAATAACACCGATTTGTTTTACTCGGTCTCTGTGCctgtttttgttgcttttgccTCACTTCTCGTCTTCATGGACAAATATGCGTTTCTAGATGTTCTCGTCGAACGCATCAGCATACGCGAGCGATTTTTGAACACGACTTAGAAATTTAAGCTACCCGTCGTCAATTTGCGTATTTGATTGGAATATTAATGAAGTTGTCTTCTTGTGTCGCCTGTCTAATTTTGGTCATCGAACAATATGGATATGTTTGGGTTCAGTCGAAAGCAAAGAAGCAAACTTACTTCGGCATGCTGACCAGGGTTAAGCCGTTTGCCACATTCCTCACACCGGAGACATTCCGGGTGCCAATCGTAACCCAGTGATTGTTTGCGTTCGGctgtaaacaaagaaaaaaatagctatttaaaaaaaaatctattgagaatgtttttaaaagttttaccaAAGAAAACCGGCTTTCCACACTTGTGACACTTCCACATTCTTGCTAATACAGCGGCAGAAATGTGGTTCCCCAATCCGTAATCTGTCGTTGGAAACTTTCTCGGACAATTCTTTCATGCGCTCCAGCCACGGTCCTCGATTTGAGTGAATCGATCCTTGCGGATAATTTCAAACAGACAAATCCCACAACGAAGCAACAGAATTCCCAACacacaaaacagaaaaattcagCTAAgctcgaaataaaaaattccaaaaaacgcCCCTGCTCCGGAGAAAATTATTATCACTACGAGAAGAAATTATTTTCCTGCTGGCAAAGGACATTGCACTTTCGCTGGTTTGCCACTATCACATCGTTCGAATACCAACATTGACGGGCGCCTCGCGACGAAAATCAACCGAATCTACGACACCAAACGCGAAACCCGaaacaaaaacccgaataaaaccgtcTAAATTAATGGGAAATATCTTCGATAGAACGGAAGCACCAAGACGATTCCTAGcacttgagatttttttttgttcgacgACCTTTTATtttgcgacgacgacgaccaggggtgtcaggtgtcctgatttttcaggatttgtcctgatttttgagagggcgtcctgattttttaaaaacgcttgaattgtcctgatttttgaaaaatgacctttaaaatgtcctgatttgtcctgatttttgaaaaatatctaaactttaactaatttttttgttaaatggtgaaaaaatcaaaccaatcttctataaaatagttaaactaatttaaccgatgataatctttggttcaaatgatatttgaaTAGTGTTTTTCGATGTTAACTTCAGGACATAGAAGGTTCTTCTCACTGTAGTTGCATAACTTTAGGCGTTTtcagcacctgtatttcgcctttagttatgcaatacaagcagagctgcatgttatttacatcaatttagtggtgtcctgataaatcctgatttttatcattgtggtgtcctgatttttatcaaaaccacctggcacccctgacgacgacgacgggctGACGATGGGAGGAATCGGCCTTTTTTGACGGCGCCACCTCGAGGAAAAGGGAAATTCGAATGCTCTATGCAGGGTTGTGTTATGCCCATCCAGAAAAAGGGttgccaaataaaacaaaatgtaaataacAGTAGAAAAACTAGTGTTTTATAATTTGAGGTTTGTATGAAACATGAGAGATTTATTTATGTTAAACATTcgaattttggtaaaattttatcaaaaatcgcaATCAAGTATGATCAAAAAGggttaaaaaagaaattcaaaaaactatatttgaaaaaccaaaaaaaacagaattaaaaatcaaaattcaaatagatTATAAAAGACAAAttaacgaaattgaaaaattgaccaaaCTGCAAAATGACAACATAGACCAAATTCACAAAACAGactaaatgaaaattgacaaaactgataaatttggcagaattgaaaaatttaccaaattgacaatattaatattgaaaataaacaaaataaacgaaatgataaatttaaaaaaaaaattaaaaacttgacaaaactTACACAATTGCCAAAActgacaaagttgaaaaaactgataaaattgacaaaatttatcaaattgataaaaatgacaaaactgataaagtgacaaaattgacaaaattgacaaaatttacaaaatttacaaagttgactaaattgtcaaaattgacaaaattgaataaatttattgaattgacaaaattcacaaaattgacaaaattgacaaaattgatgaaattgaccTAATTGACAATGtcggcaaaattgacaaaattgacgaaattgacaaattcgataaaattgaagaaattgactaattcgataaaattgacaaaattgacaaaattgacaaaattgacaaattgacaaaattgacaaaagtaacaaaattgacaaaattgacaaaattgacaaaattgacaaaattgacaaaattgacaaaattgacaaaattgacaaaattgacaaaattgacaaaattgacaaaattgacaaaattgacaaaaatgacaaaattgacaaaattgacaaaattgacaaaattgacaaaattgacaaaattgacaaaattgacaatattgacaaaattgacaaaattgacaaaattgacaaaattgacaaaattgacaaaattgacaaaattgacaaaattgacaattgacaaaattgacaaaattgacaaaaaagacaaaatttacaaaattgacaaaattgaaaaaattgacaaaattgacagaattgacaaaattgaaaaaaatgataaaattgaagaaattgaaaaaattgacaaaatcgacgaaattgacaaaatccacGAAATtcacgaaattgacaaatttgaaaaatataacaattttgacgaaattgacaaaattgacaaaattgaaattgacaaaattgacacaattgacaaaatggacaaaattgaataaatttattgaattgacaaaattcacaaaattgacaaaattgatgaaattgaccaaattgaaaatgtcggcaaaattgacaaaattgacgaaattgacaaattcgAAAGAATTGAAGAAATTGACTAATTcgataaaattgagaaaattgacaaaattgacaaattgacaaaattgacaaaattaacaaaattgacaaaattgacaaaattgacaaaattgacaaaattgacaaaattgacaaaattgacaaaattgacaaaattgacaagattgacaaaattgacaaaattgacaaaattgacaaaattgacaaaattgacaaaattgacaaaattgacaaaattgacaaaattgacaaaattctcaaaattgacaaaattgacaaaattgacaaaattgacaaaattgacaaaattgataaaattgacaaaattgaaaaaattgacaaaattgacaaaattgacaaaattgacaaaattaacaaaattgacaattgacaaaattgacaaaattgacaaaattgacaaaaaaaagacaaaatttacattattgacaaaattgacaaaattgataaaattgactaaattgaaaaaattgacaaaattgacagaattgacaaaattgaaaaaattgacaaaattgacgaaatagacaaaattgacaaattgaaattgacataattgacacaattgacaaaattgacaaaattaacaaaattgacaaaattgacaaaattgacaaaattgacaaaattgacaaaattgacaaaattgacaaaattgacaaaattgacaaaattgacaaaattgacaaaattgaaaaaattgacaaaattgacaaaattaaccaaattgacaaaattgacaaaattgacaacattgacaaaatttaccaaattgacaaaattgacaaatttgacaaaattgacaaaatttacaaaatttacaatattgaaaaaaaatacaaaattgacaaaattgacagaaatgacaaaactttccaaatttaaaaaacagacaaaactgacaaactgacaaaattgacaaaattgacaatatcgacaaaataatcaatattgaccaaattgaaaaaattgacaaaatcgaccaaattgacaaaattgacaacattgataaaattgacaaaattgacaaatttgacaaaattgacaaaattgacaaaattgacaaaattgacaaaattgacaaaattgacaaaattgacaaaattgacaaaattgacaaaattggcaaaattgacaaaattgtcaaaattgacaaaattgacaaaattgacaaaattgacaaaattgacaaaattgacaaaattgacaaaattgacaaaattgacaaaattgacaaaattgacaaaattgacaaaattgacaaaattgacaaaattcacaaaatggacaaaattgacaaaattgacaaaattgacaaaatttacaaaattgacaaaattgacaaaattgacaaaattgacaaaattgacaaaattgaaaatattgccaATATtgccaatattgacaaaattgaaaaaaaaattaacaaaattgtcaaaattgacaaaattgaaaaaatagataaaatcgacaaaatctacaaaattgacaaaattgaaaaattggacaacattgtcaaatttgacaaattttgtcaataatttcaaaactgacaaaattgtcaatttagtaaaattgtcaaatttactcgaatgtttaaatttaatgcTCTTTTGGCACCACTGATGAAAATGACCTTTCGGCCCAAAAGCAGCCCTGCGAAAAGTatggattttgaaattgaaccaCCTTAATCAAAACAAGGAAGAGTTACGCCCACCCCGATACCCGCGGTGACAGTTAAAAGcggcaatttttcaaaaaaaatccgcaTCGCGCTTTCGTTAATTGCtaaacaaaaagtaaaatttcgacaatttcgatcGGAAGCTGGTTTTTTCGATTCTTGAAAGTCACTCCGAGTTCTAGACCTAACAAGGTgttcaaattacaaaacaaagtttgtCGTTCAACGAGGTCTTTTTAGAAAACAGTTAATTGGTGGCATTTACAGTTAGCTTCAATAACAAACCAACATGGAAACACCGCTCAAAACCAAACTGCTCAGTCGGCTGCAGCAGGGGGGCGACGGGTTCCAGACTCCGGCCGGAACTTCCGGTGATCGCTCGGCCAAGCACCTGACCAGTGTGACCAAACTTCCGGCATCGCCGTTTCTGAAAAAGCTGGGCTTTGGTACCGGTACGTTTCTActgaaattttttgcaaaatatgatgttgattttatttttgatttttagggGTTGAGGTTCTTCGAATAAAACGGTCCCCGACAAAGAATTCCACCAAATCACCTTGGGCAATCAAAATGCTCTCTCGAAGGACCAACCCGGAAATGAGCAAACTGGTGGGAGATCGCCTTACGGAGGAAGCTAACATATTGAAGTGAGTCTGATACCAATTTGGAAATGGATCCTGAAGCTGCTTTCTGTATCAAAATCTGAatcgtaaatttgaattttgtatctAAATCCTGaacttagaaattttgaacttctaaTCTGAATtgcattctgaatctaaattcgaTATTTTAATTTAGCATATATAGAGtcataaattcagaatttagactAAATGAATTAGAACGAAATTCTTTacaaaattctgaatctcaaattacggtttccCCGTTTGAGTAACGACTATCTAAAGTTGGTGTGCCATTTCAATTGTTTACAGGAAGCTAGATCACCCCAACATTGTCGGCTATCGTGGTTTCGATTCGCTGGAAGCTGGCAAAGAGTACATCGCCATGGAGTACTGTAACGTTTCGCTGGGGGACATGCTCGAGGAACGCTACAATAATGGCCTGGGTCCACTGGAGGCTCCCAAAATCCAACGCATGATAGGAGACGTCCTGGCTGCTCTCGATTACTTACACACGAAAGCGATGCTCCTTCATGGGGATCTCAAatctttcaatgttttggtCAAGAACGACTTCGAGGCCTGCAAGCTGTGCGACTTTGGCGTCAGCCTACCGCTAAATAAGGAAGGCTTTCTGGACACGGAAAAGAAACCGGATGCCCAGTACGTGGGCACCGCCATCTGGTCCGCACCCGAAGTCCTGGAAGAAGATCCTACGCTTATCTCATCGAAAGCGGACATTTTCAGTTTCGGTCTGATAGTTTACGAAACAATTTCGCTTTTGCCCCCTCACACGTTCACCGGTATGAAGGACGAATCGATTGCCAGCTCAGCCGACTACGCGATGATGAAATCCATCATTCGGTCCGGCAATCCACAACCCCAAACCCAGCCACAATTAGCCCTGAACAGGAAGCTCAACCTAAGCGAGGTGATCGTAGTCGATGAAGATACCGGAAGTGAGAAAAACTCTGGTGAAAACAAACGTAAACTAGAAGAAACCGAACCAAGTAAGGTAGAGGAACCGGAACCGAAAAAAAGTGCCCCCGAAACCGGAGAAGTGGAACCGGACTCGACAACGGCCGACAACAATTCCATCATCGAGATTACCGACGACAGTATTCTTAAGGCGGAAAGTAGCGCCATCACGATCAACGACACGGAAGGCGAAGAGGAGCTGGACGAGGAAGAAGAGGACGAGGACGAAGACGGGGAAGATGATGAATTCCTGGAAGACAAGGACGAAGGAGATTTCCTCGATTACGGACGAGTGGGAACACGGCCAGCCATTCCCGATGGAATAACGCTGTCAGAAGACTACAATTTTATCATGGAAATTTTCTACGTCTGTACCCAGGAAGATTACGAGGCACGGCCGTCGGCGCGGTCCCTCATCGATGCTTGGAACAAACAAACCGGAAATGGGGAAACTTTGCATGAGAAAGAAGAAGCGTCAAAGGCGGCGATTGAACCGAGTGTGGAAGCTTCGGccgattgagaaaaaaaaacaaacaaaacgatATCCCGATTAAGAATCTACTCTTACTAGTTTTTGTAAGCTACAAAGCTAATCCCCCATTTTTCACTACTGTGAACGCCTTTGTTGAATGGAAgaacaaatatatttaaagGCCGTTGAGACATTCAAATGTGTAGTTTATTTCTTCGATGATTACGGTTAAGTTACATACTTTTGGGTTCGAtataaaaatatggaaatagGGCAAACACAAGTTCTGGAAAGAGAGTTTTCTCGAAATGAGCTTTTAAGCACTTACACCCCTTTTTTCCTAGGgccttatatttttaaaacgtgtaATTTTGATTACACTATCTAATTTTGATTACATGACATTTTATAtgtaaaactagctgaccctgcaaacttcgttaagcctCTAAACTTCGCAAAAATAATGTACTTATAGGAAGATAAGCAGAAAGTAGGTAAATCATTATCCATCTTCATGAAACGAGATTGGTGCCGTAAAACGGGCtgaatcgagacagtttttGGTCTGTTCTCGTGATATTTCGTAATCCTATTATGTTAAGAGGACTCTAACTATATCATATTGAACGTTGATCAGTGCGTTGTTTTTCGCTTCGCATAAAATAAGCCAATTAAACCCGTTAAGGTCATGCTTTCTCCTCTTTTGCACCATcaagatgaaaacgaatatggcattagtTTAACTTGATCTAcaactcatatccaccttaaccATTGACCCCGAAAtctgtggctcagtagaacaagtctCATTGGTGATGGGggtgctactccgtgattgaccgaggccatcaattttgcgcaAAGGTCGTCACCCaattatattcaaagaaatgttAATGGTAttgcctacctccaggggcaaagATCATCGAAGACGATTGATTTCCAGCCAAAGTTGAAAGCgaatattttctgattttttacgttttgctttattttcttcatttacagaggatcctCGAGACTGATATGTTCATTTTCTATTAACCCCAAGATAAGTGCTCAAagaatgttttgttaaaatgtgtcttcattttattttttttttttcatttagtttcgataaattattttctttcttttatcgCAAAAATCAGAAGTGTTTTTCATCTTCGTACACCAAATTTGCAGTATTTCCAAAAAACTACTcctcatggtatgaaatttggcgATTTTTATGCTTAACAATCATATCTTTATCATATTtaccactgaagaggagcgaaagccagagtagctcgaaacgtcgacaactggtaaaaacgtttttattttctaaatccgccgaaaaacgtcgattagaAATAAACATTAATCAACATATTTATAAAGATATGAatgcttaagcactgaacaaagaaaattagaacacTAAATATTTTCGTCGACTGACAGCAACTTCAAATCAAATGGTTATGGagtcttcaaaatttttaattttctttgttttggattttggatcaaatttttcTCGagactgaaaattttatttcctaAGCCTCTTGTGTTCgaagatgttattgaatctAATATCTGTTTCTGACTTCTGAGTAATATGAACTGTATAATGGCAGGAGGTGTTTCCGGAGCACAAATAAGAACGTCTGGTCAGCTTGAAGGTACACAATCCAAAGAGGCTTTATTCATTccaacctgggggaggaagactaaataaaaaaagaaaaaaatctttcaaacgtcaaatttctctcatcaatctaccgaccagtgcggaggttcaaaattttactttcttacttagtgatttttaatagaacttgtttgatgctgaaaagcacttgatttgcataaaacaatgatttaattaggttttgttttgctctggaaaATTCTTGTATGATATATCGTAttaagtcgctcaaatttcgtcaaagttttgaagctgataaataaaaatggtttgattaattgttgttctaaaaatttagctaaatctaaatttagcacccaaacaactgagttacatgactcgcaacacgaaactgatcatctaaagttaaaattttaacgaatacaaatcttttcaacaattgctggctttttgccgaacagtaaaaaaacgatgcagaaaacgatgcagaaaatttcagtcttcctcccccagattCCAACAATGTACAAATCTAGATTCTCTTTCTCTCACTCTTACTGTCACATCAAAACATCGAATCCCTCGAAAGGGTTTATCTCTTTTACCGAACATCGCAAAACACGATAAAATAAGGTTACTATAACTCCTTCACCCTATCTAAGAACTTAGTTAACTGTTAATATTCAGCAAAACAATTCAGAACgctaaaatcaattttgaaagcaACCATTTAActattggggatttttttttattatctgacaatttgcgccgggggtcttcagattttccccaaaattgaaaatttggttcatttttgcgacttaaaaacacatgtattttttcagatttctaacatttttattttttgagttagcttcggttagatttttttgtaaataaaaaataaccatttttcaaagctacataactctgttgtttctcaacggaaattataaaatagcaaatcaaaatgcattgaaattttatcagctttccaaatagaatagttgaaaaaaaattaaataatgaccttcaacatgaaaagttgtaaataaactttaaatggcgtctaaaagtaccgtctgcaccaccgaatattttgcaaaaaataccattgtatagctcgatttatgatgcaactttcatctgaagacaccaaagtgggccattaacaccttgaagagttatgaaagaaataatgacaataaatctctttttttgcat is a window encoding:
- the LOC129756148 gene encoding uncharacterized protein LOC129756148; this encodes MWKCHKCGKPVFFAERKQSLGYDWHPECLRCEECGKRLNPGQHAEHKGVPYCHVPCYGALFGPQLFGHGTRVESHKSFGQPELKKQAVLRSPASPAIPRPHLEAKIKAFNQFTNSKSQEIRSREVNGRLVLEGALRIYWGVQGIIHLKEDDDQRTVVTVRKRNSYRYSQPVSMTSALNQMDLEDKENLNPDRSDPMSSSLTEGGNDTTTISESISYDTLSISSDINSISSSKPNSGENSKETSPSHVANGGSSNNKYVTLPPKLDVKQLDWDEIDDLLQVERKVDENEKLYRTMPSPMTSQHDGQADQSEISESITETDYKTLTPQTVTNSSSTDSNKTTTATTLNGTDDDFRTPEGTLRSHDFEAFKMQMSQEFINGAADLGTTDGTLKLNQPIDPARINDSLKLYNDSVLNRSLSDEQCRHVFSLPQGNITDSFHVINDGTLKHPDNLSVSSPAKVPKKQNGETSGGSRTQIAYQRHQSDSVTSPGTDTDSWTGDRGLLRSKSQGNNYSGNSFMDSEDEEGTETLKPSDRPQTSIHIRMDCYDEPPLNGRGPVNGELLQSPINGTAGEILSPTTDESITTVSLTTTTATTTTEGEDGVVLRKPPKTGSTAIKRRSGNRRSRTKLKRRCSINGHFYNRETSFFTPPYGSQMNVWVTSLVNTQEVITLLLEKYKVESRAENFALFVIKDNGEQKKLKEDDYPLVNRVILGPHEDIAKLFLMDGQQTPEISSEVAQFLNLSIPECRAILERYHEEEQRELFRIRSKYAELRRRIIQRMESLKVRL
- the LOC129756116 gene encoding lymphokine-activated killer T-cell-originated protein kinase homolog, with the protein product METPLKTKLLSRLQQGGDGFQTPAGTSGDRSAKHLTSVTKLPASPFLKKLGFGTGVEVLRIKRSPTKNSTKSPWAIKMLSRRTNPEMSKLVGDRLTEEANILKKLDHPNIVGYRGFDSLEAGKEYIAMEYCNVSLGDMLEERYNNGLGPLEAPKIQRMIGDVLAALDYLHTKAMLLHGDLKSFNVLVKNDFEACKLCDFGVSLPLNKEGFLDTEKKPDAQYVGTAIWSAPEVLEEDPTLISSKADIFSFGLIVYETISLLPPHTFTGMKDESIASSADYAMMKSIIRSGNPQPQTQPQLALNRKLNLSEVIVVDEDTGSEKNSGENKRKLEETEPSKVEEPEPKKSAPETGEVEPDSTTADNNSIIEITDDSILKAESSAITINDTEGEEELDEEEEDEDEDGEDDEFLEDKDEGDFLDYGRVGTRPAIPDGITLSEDYNFIMEIFYVCTQEDYEARPSARSLIDAWNKQTGNGETLHEKEEASKAAIEPSVEASAD